The region GCGGATTGCAGAGACATCTCGAACTGACTGAAACACGCGTAAATTTTTAAAGGAGTCATACCTTGGCCAATCATAAGTCTGCCCTCAAGAGACATCGCCAGAGCCTCAAAAGCCGCGAACGCAACAGAATGATGAAAACTCGGGTGAAGAACGCCATGAAGGCTGTTCGCCTGGCCATCGAGTCCAACGACACCGAAGCCACGGCAAAGGCCT is a window of Deltaproteobacteria bacterium DNA encoding:
- a CDS encoding 30S ribosomal protein S20, which codes for MANHKSALKRHRQSLKSRERNRMMKTRVKNAMKAVRLAIESNDTEATAKALQNATSILDTAASKKVIHWRTAARKISRLSVAANKI